Genomic segment of Populus nigra chromosome 14, ddPopNigr1.1, whole genome shotgun sequence:
TTACAATCTATGGCGCCATCGTCTTCGTTGATGACCacctttttttaatgtatgatCTTGAAAGTataataaatttcaagaaataaattgagCCCTCTCCAtatttttatggtaaaaaatcGTATGTTACGTTAAAATGCCGGATTATATATTACAAAATGTTCTTTCGGATCAAAGATGTGAAAAGTGTGGAGCTGAGGTAGAATTGGCGTTTCAAGATTCAAGGGATTGCGGGATAGCTAGGGAGGTATGGAATGGGGCTGGAATGGAGAAGTTCCTTGCGAAAGATTCTGTCCATGATATCAAAGATTGGCTCTGGTGTTCCATTTTGCATCATGAAGATAGTAGGGCTGAGTCGAGGGCGCCTATGATTGCTTTGACCCTGTGGTATGCCCGCAATGCCCTTCGCTTCCAGCAGAAATGTATTGATAGTGCAGGGATAGTTTAGGTTGCTCATACAACCTTACAAAGGTATCGAGAAGCTAATGCTAGTTCTGTGTCTTTATGTCTTGACTCTTGATGCATGGGGATTGTTTGGTTAATGAAATTCTAAACAgacaaaaagaaattgaaaaggccCACCAAATACAAGATCCATTTTAAGAAGAGAAGCAGAAAGGCTGAAGACCAGCCCAAATACAGATACAAACATGAAGAGGTTGAATATCCTGGCCCAGTTACCTTTACGTACCTTCACCATATACAAACCCACATATTTTATATCAGCTCAGCCTTTGTTTAAATTCTAAAACTAAATCATCAGCTCTGGCAGGTAATGTctggatttatttttaagaaattatcagTTTGAGTTTATAAATTCTAGGATAATTGTagatttatatggttattaactttaaaatttataaaattagtaaaaattaCACTAGCcacattaatcttaaaaaaatattaataaacgaCAAacatacaaattttaattttattctgttTTAAGAATGTATCACTATAGTCCCCAGCTACTTACTTTTCCTGCCAGAAAGGGGACTTGTCTCTTAGTTAGCCAGTCAAGGTGTCAAACGAGCAAAGCAAGGAAGGGCTAGTTCAAAAAACTCTAAATTTCGATTTATAGATTCGGATTTGCTTGCCTTTTTGAGCTTCATCTtttgttcatggaatttaaaaggaaaaggacgATTATTTAAAGAGTAATGTTTTTGGACAAAAAGGATTCCAAAGGAGAAAGAGTCTTTCAAGTCTTAGGTATATAGTAcctagctttttttaaaataaaaaaaaaatcatgaagaaaaggCAATGATATATTGCACCTTGTTTTCTTGATCAATATATTGTTGTTCTTGTGATGGGAATTCTATTGAATTATATgtcataataattatttattaatcttatttttatgtgAACAAGAACAATACACCGTATTTTTCAAGTGGCAAaacttttttcaataattataataaaaggaTTAGCAGGATAATTAGTTCAGCTCATGACCCAATTGCTCTGAAGGATAATATTGCTTGTCACATCGAGGTTAGAATTTTACAGCttacaaatttaacaaaatccTTGTGCCATGAAAAGGAAAAGACCTAAGCATGACCTCCATGCTTTTCTTCACTAAAAGCAGCAGTGGCAGAGACGTAATACGCAACACAAAACAGTCCATGGGCAAAGCACAAAATGCCTccataagaaaagaaatgatgGTGTGTGAAACCACAAGAGGATCTTGACTTGTTGTTCGACAAAGTGCCAATCGCTAGCATGGATAACCCAGCAGCCAATATGATCCTGCCCACACAATTAGGTGTATGCAGAAACATCGTTAATCAATAAGTAGTACACTATACTACTAATTATAGTTAATCTCTGAGAAACTGATCGGTTCAAgctacataataaaaaaataatttgcttgTTAACTCAGTTGAGTTGGGAATCAAGAAAATGTTTATACAACTTCACTTACCACGAAAAAAGGAAGCATGCCACAGACAGTTGTCTATGAGGGGAGGCTCTTTGAAGCTCTTCTTGAGAACAAATGCACATGCACCCACCTAGGAAGTTAGCAATAACATGAGCTAGAACTAGAATCCCCGCTGCAGCTAACCCTAGCTTGAAGGCATCCTCGCTTGGTTCTCTGCACTCAAATATCCAAAGTCTTAGGTGCTTAACCTGTATTAACACACACCCACATGCACACATTATTGACTACAACAagatatattcatatttttgaagtataagatcaagataactaATATATCAAAGAAAATGCTTttcgtaaaagaaaaaaaaagattggaaggAAGGAGGGGTTAACTTGCCTTGTTTTGTGCGATTTCTGCTTGGATGCCAAGAATACCAGCTGCTACATCCATAGCAACAACCAACATACAAACAAGTATACCTCCTATTTTAACCATTTGTTTCAGAAAAGGAGCACTTGATAAAGCTGGGTGTCAAGGAAGAAGGAAAACAGAGCACTCTCTCTACTAGCTTCTCGGTGCTAAGATTTAGAAGATGAGAAAGAGGATATGAACAAAGTCTAAAAGAGAGTATATAAAGAGTGGTAAAGTGAGGAGAAAATATGACTAGCCGGGATAAGTTAGCGAAAGCTTCTTTTGTCCAAACAGTGGAAACTTTCTTTCGTGTATACTctcacttccttttctttctcttcggATTCCTTTGATAGGGGAGCAAGGAAAGACGGGTATGAACCAGCTCATAGAGGAGCGTGCCTTGGCATCTAGCAATGAGCCATGTAATGGCCCAGCAATATTTGTGCCTTTTGACTTTAATAAGTATTTCTCTATTTGTACAGGCAAGCAGGCAACACCTGCTAACCTTTTGCTACCTATTTATTTTATCCAAAATGATAGATAATTGCCCCCATTATCTCCATACTTAAGGATTTAAATGAGTGGGATTAAAGTAGTTTGAAAGTAAGCTTGCATATGCTTGAGGCTCAGATTCGAGGACAAATGAGTAAGCTtccaaaattatgattttgtgcTCCAATTTAAAGAGAATGTATTACAaagaattattgtttttcttaatataagaaaatttaagttagaatctagaaaaaaaaacaaattagtatTTGCAtggcatttaatttttttcctttttttttcttttaatattaggttagAAATCCCACTCTCCATGGTTTATCGACATTGCAGGAGTGGAGTGAAACTACtctgtagagagagagagagagagagagagagagagagagagagagagagacttgaCATTTGCTACATGGTATCATCCTCATTCTTCACTTTTTGAAGGGGATGCCATTCGCTAGTGTAAAAGAGAGGGAGGAAGCAAAATTCCGGGAAAAAATGGGTACATATTTCAAGCTGCAACAGCTGTAGGGGACCCCCAAGTATCAGAGAAATAATGCATGAAAAGACTACAAGGAAA
This window contains:
- the LOC133672405 gene encoding protein VASCULATURE COMPLEXITY AND CONNECTIVITY-like, yielding MVKIGGILVCMLVVAMDVAAGILGIQAEIAQNKVKHLRLWIFECREPSEDAFKLGLAAAGILVLAHVIANFLGGCMCICSQEELQRASPHRQLSVACFLFSWIILAAGLSMLAIGTLSNNKSRSSCGFTHHHFFSYGGILCFAHGLFCVAYYVSATAAFSEEKHGGHA